The following proteins come from a genomic window of Deltaproteobacteria bacterium:
- the uvrA gene encoding excinuclease ABC subunit UvrA has protein sequence MAVDKISIRGAKQHNLKNINLEIPRNRLVVITGVSGSGKSSLAFDTIFAEGQRRYVESLSAYARQFLEQMEKPDVEYIDGLSPAVSIEQKTVSRNPRSTVATVTEIYDYFRILYASIGRPHCYICGRPIASQTVQEIADRIAELPEKSRVVILAPLVEKRKGEHQKLLDHLQADGFVRVRINGEIRDLGEPIQLDKNKKHSIEAVVDRLVITDKIKNRLTDSLELALRQSGGTVIAQVDGKQELFFSEHAVCHTCGISYPDPTPAMFSFNSPLGACPECEGLGMKLEVDPDLVVPDPSLSVREGALEPYAKKNSIFFHQRMVSIANHFHFDLWTPFQDLPEQVQHALLYGSGDEKIEFELETNGSQYRYNSPLEGAVNRLKRKYLESDSSYVRQEVERFMNKRPCDLCQGARLKKESLGFRVGNLNIYELTRLTIKDCLRTLDEWELNPTEERIARRIIKELKDRLHFLVDVGLDYLTLDRSSETLSGGESQRIRLATQIGSRLSGVLYVLDEPSIGLHQRDNRKLLQSLLHMRDLGNTILVVEHDRDTILSADHVVDMGPGAGLSGGEVVFSGTPEDLQQCETSLTGNYISGRLEIPVPEKRRKQRKGFLEFVGAEHNNLKNIDVRLPLGVFTCVTGVSGSGKSSLVIETIYRHLARRINRSRESVGKIKEIKGIENIDKVVDIDQSPIGRTPRSNPATYTGVFTFIRDLFARVPESRARGYKPGRFSFNVKGGRCEACQGDGVLKIEMHFLPDVYVTCDVCKGKRYNRETLQITYKGMSIAEVLDMTVNQAAGFFEAVPNIRRKLKTLQDVGMGYVKLGQPATTLSGGEAQRIKLSKELSKRDTGRTFYILDEPTTGLHFDDIRKLLDMLKRLVEKGNTVVVIEHNMDVIKSADYIIDLGPEGGDLGGYVVASGTPEEIASVPESHTGTFLKELL, from the coding sequence TGGAATACATTGACGGTCTTTCACCCGCCGTATCGATCGAACAGAAAACCGTCAGCAGGAACCCTCGATCCACGGTGGCCACGGTTACGGAAATTTACGACTATTTCCGGATCTTGTACGCCAGTATCGGACGACCCCACTGCTACATATGCGGGCGCCCGATCGCCAGCCAGACCGTTCAGGAAATCGCCGATCGCATCGCGGAGCTTCCCGAGAAATCACGGGTGGTGATTCTGGCCCCTTTAGTGGAAAAGCGGAAAGGAGAACACCAGAAACTCCTGGATCATCTCCAGGCGGACGGATTCGTGCGAGTCCGCATCAATGGCGAGATCCGGGATCTGGGCGAACCCATTCAGCTCGACAAGAACAAGAAGCACTCCATCGAAGCGGTGGTGGATCGCCTGGTGATCACCGACAAGATCAAGAATCGGCTGACGGATTCATTGGAGTTGGCCTTGCGCCAGTCCGGAGGAACGGTCATCGCCCAGGTGGACGGGAAACAGGAACTGTTTTTCAGCGAACACGCGGTATGCCATACGTGCGGCATCAGTTATCCGGATCCGACTCCGGCCATGTTTTCGTTCAACAGCCCGCTGGGGGCTTGTCCGGAATGCGAGGGCTTGGGCATGAAGCTCGAGGTGGATCCGGATCTGGTGGTGCCGGATCCTTCGCTTTCCGTCCGTGAAGGGGCTCTGGAACCCTACGCGAAGAAAAATTCCATCTTTTTTCATCAGAGAATGGTTTCCATTGCCAACCACTTCCATTTCGACCTTTGGACCCCGTTCCAGGATCTCCCCGAACAAGTTCAACACGCGCTGCTGTATGGAAGCGGTGACGAGAAGATCGAGTTTGAATTGGAGACCAACGGCAGCCAATACAGGTATAACAGCCCCCTCGAAGGCGCCGTCAATCGGCTGAAGCGAAAGTATCTCGAGTCGGATTCATCGTACGTGCGCCAGGAAGTGGAACGTTTCATGAACAAACGACCCTGCGATCTCTGCCAAGGGGCCCGTTTGAAAAAGGAAAGCCTGGGCTTTCGGGTCGGAAATCTGAACATCTACGAACTCACCCGGCTCACGATCAAAGACTGTCTGAGAACATTGGACGAATGGGAGCTGAATCCGACGGAGGAGCGGATTGCCCGGCGCATCATCAAGGAATTGAAGGACCGCCTTCACTTTCTAGTGGATGTGGGGCTCGATTATCTGACATTGGACCGGTCATCCGAAACCCTTTCCGGAGGCGAATCGCAGCGCATCCGACTGGCGACTCAAATCGGATCGCGCTTGTCGGGCGTGCTGTACGTTCTGGACGAGCCCAGCATAGGCCTCCATCAGCGGGATAACCGAAAGCTGCTCCAGTCGTTGCTTCACATGCGGGACTTGGGGAACACGATACTGGTGGTGGAACATGACCGGGATACCATACTCAGCGCCGACCACGTGGTGGATATGGGACCGGGGGCGGGTCTGAGCGGCGGAGAAGTGGTGTTCAGCGGGACTCCGGAGGACCTGCAGCAGTGCGAGACCTCTCTGACGGGCAATTATATTTCCGGGAGACTTGAGATTCCGGTCCCTGAGAAACGCCGGAAACAGCGGAAAGGGTTTCTCGAATTCGTCGGGGCGGAACACAACAATCTCAAAAACATAGACGTGCGCCTTCCCCTGGGCGTGTTTACGTGTGTAACCGGGGTGAGCGGCTCGGGCAAAAGCAGCCTGGTCATAGAAACAATCTATCGTCATCTGGCGCGGAGGATCAACCGCTCCCGGGAATCGGTGGGAAAGATCAAAGAAATCAAGGGGATCGAGAACATCGACAAAGTGGTGGACATCGATCAGAGCCCCATCGGCCGTACCCCGCGATCGAATCCGGCCACCTATACGGGTGTATTTACGTTTATCCGGGACTTGTTTGCGCGGGTTCCCGAATCCAGGGCCAGGGGCTACAAGCCGGGGAGATTCAGCTTCAATGTCAAAGGCGGCCGGTGTGAGGCCTGCCAAGGCGACGGCGTGCTCAAAATCGAGATGCATTTTCTTCCGGACGTGTATGTCACCTGCGACGTGTGCAAGGGGAAACGTTACAATCGCGAGACGCTGCAGATTACGTACAAGGGAATGAGCATCGCCGAAGTTCTGGACATGACCGTCAACCAGGCGGCAGGGTTTTTCGAGGCTGTTCCGAACATCCGGCGCAAGCTGAAAACGCTCCAGGACGTGGGTATGGGTTACGTAAAGCTCGGCCAGCCGGCGACCACGCTATCGGGTGGGGAGGCGCAGAGGATCAAGCTGTCCAAAGAACTGAGCAAGAGGGATACGGGCCGTACTTTCTATATTCTGGACGAACCCACTACCGGGCTGCATTTCGACGACATCCGGAAGCTGCTGGACATGTTGAAACGATTGGTCGAAAAGGGAAATACGGTCGTGGTCATCGAACACAACATGGACGTGATCAAGTCCGCGGATTACATCATTGATTTGGGGCCGGAAGGCGGGGATCTGGGCGGCTACGTGGTGGCGTCCGGAACACCGGAAGAGATTGCTTCCGTACCCGAATCCCATACGGGCACGTTCCTGAAGGAATTGTTATAG